From the genome of Amia ocellicauda isolate fAmiCal2 chromosome 14, fAmiCal2.hap1, whole genome shotgun sequence, one region includes:
- the LOC136768837 gene encoding tryptase-2 yields MILLQLLCCLLTLKILEVSSSPLTRSSIVGGQDAEEGQWPWQVYLLVGCGGSLISDRWVLTAAHCIQDPFRWWESPVILGRYQLSERSRNEQIRTMKRIIMHEEYLKTGRPESGFDIALVELNETVKSKLIKPVPLASTRDDFTKDWECWATGWGRIENNKTLPMPNTLQEVKLPILKNTRCQELYDGRFIIRKDMLCAGDEIGLRDTCQGDSGGPLVCKKKEKAGKEEKWVQAGIVSFGWGCALRQSPGVYTRVSSFIPWIKKHTGIKHL; encoded by the exons ATGATCCTTCTGCAGCTGCTGTGTTGCCTGCTTACACTGAAAATCCTGGAAG taTCCAGCAGTCCTCTGACCAGGAGCTCTATAGTGGGGGGTCAAGATGCAGAAGAGGGACAGTGGCCCTGGCAGGTCTATCTCCTGGTTGGCTGTGGCGGCTCCCTGATCAGTGATCGCTGGGTTCTCACTGCAGCACACTGCATTCAAGA CCCTTTTAGGTGGTGGGAATCTCCGGTGATCCTGGGACGATACCAGCTTTCAGAACGCAGCAGAAATGAACAAATACGTACCATGAAAAGGATCATCATGCATGAGGAATATCTGAAGACTGGAAGACCTGAGAGTGGCTTTGACATCGCCCTGGTGGAGCTGAATGAGACAGTCAAGAGCAAACTCATCAAGCCTGTTCCTCTGGCCAGCACCAGAGACGACTTCACCAAGGACTGGGAGTGCTGGGCTACAGGCTGGGGAAGGATTGAAAACAACA AGACACTGCCTATGCCCAACACCCTACAGGAGGTCAAACTCCCCATCCTGAAAAACACACGCTGTCAGGAGCTGTACGACGGACGCTTTATTATCAGAAAAGATATGCTTTGTGCTGGGGATGAGATAGGATTGAGAGATACTTGTCAG GGTGACTCTGGAGGTCCTTTGGtttgtaaaaagaaagaaaaggcaggAAAGGAAGAAAAGTGGGTCCAGGCTGGGATTGTGAGCTTTGGCTGGGGCTGTGCATTACGCCAGTCCCCTGGAGTCTACACCCGCGTGTCCAGCTTCATTCCCTGGATAAAGAAACACACAGGAATCAAACACCTGTAA
- the LOC136768026 gene encoding serine protease 27-like, whose product MKRLIVHQNYVVNQTLKGYDIALVELSEPVSYSCYISPVTLAEADGDDFIKGWECWATGWGRIRTNVLLPEPQTLQKVKLPIIGNKDCQHMYQNRWNIKTEMMCAGYKEGKKDTCRGDSGGPLVCKKKRVP is encoded by the exons ATGAAGAGACTCATCGTGCACCAGAACTACGTGGTTAATCAAACCCTCAAAGGCTATGACATCGCCCTGGTGGAGCTCTCTGAGCCGGTGTCCTATAGCTGTTACATCAGCCCTGTTACTCTGGCTGAGGCTGACGGTGATGACTTCATCAAAGGATGGGAGTGCTGGGCGACAGGCTGGGGGAGAATCAGAACAAACG TACTCCTTCCAGAGCCTCAGACTCTACAGAAAGTCAAGCTGCCCATTATAGGAAACAAGGACTGTCAGCATATGTACCAGAATAGGTGGAACATCAAAACAGAGATGATGTGTGCCGGGTACAAGGAGGGAAAGAAGGATACCTGCCGG ggtGACTCTGGGGGTCCTCTGGTCTGTAAGAAAAAAAGGGTGCCCTGA
- the LOC136768817 gene encoding tryptase beta-2, which yields MLFMQLLFLFLLLNTFEVSSSPLSRTSIVGGHNARKGEFPWQAYLKISLKNRPGYIITCGGSLISQRWVLSAAHCFDSPHTLRNSVVNLGAYKLSNSTLGEQTLHMKRLIVHQKYVVGKVEKGYDIALVELSRRVSFTRYIRSVSLAQAHAADFRGWQCWATGWGRIKENVPLPEPQTLQKVKLPIIGNRSCQRLFRNIYNIKPEMMCAGYKKGKKDTCQGDSGGPLVCRKRRRRRWVLAGITSFGRGCAQPRSPGIYTRVSSFRHWIKQHSGV from the exons ATGCTTTTTATGCAGTTGCTGTTTCTTTTCCTGCTCCTGAACACTTTCGAAG TGTCCAGCAGTCCCTTGTCCAGGACCTCTATAGTGGGGGGTCATAATGCAAGGAAGGGAGAGTTTCCTTGGCAGGCCTATCTCAAGATCAGTTTGAAGAATAGACCTGGATACATTATCACATGTGGTGGGTCACTGATCAGTCAGCGCTGGGTTCTCTCTGCGGCGCACTGCTTTGACAG CCCTCATACCTTGAGGAACTCTGTGGTGAATCTGGGAGCCTACAAATTGAGTAATAGCACTCTTGGTGAACAAACACTTCACATGAAGAGGCTCATCGTGCACCAGAAGTATGTTGTTGGCAAAGTTGAGAAGGGCTATGACATCGCCCTGGTGGAGCTCAGTCGGAGAGTGTCCTTCACCCGGTACATCAGATCTGTCTCTCTGGCTCAGGCTCATGCTGCTGACTTCaggggctggcagtgctgggcGACAGGTTGGGGGAGAATCAAAGAGAACG TACCCCTTCCAGAGCCTCAGACTCTACAGAAAGTCAAGCTGCCCATTATAGGAAACAGAAGTTGTCAGCGTTTGTTCAGGAATATCTacaacatcaaaccagagaTGATGTGTGCCGGGTACAAGAAGGGAAAGAAAGATACCTGTCAG gGTGACTCTGGGGGGCCTCTGGTCTGTAGGAAGAGAAGGAGGAGACGATGGGTCCTGGCTGGAATCACCAGCTTTGGGAGGGGCTGTGCTCAACCCCGATCCCCTGGTATCTACACCCGGGTCTCCAGCTTCCGCCACTGGATAAAGCAGCACAGTGGTGTCTGA